In Ctenopharyngodon idella isolate HZGC_01 chromosome 20, HZGC01, whole genome shotgun sequence, the following proteins share a genomic window:
- the LOC127502945 gene encoding uncharacterized protein LOC127502945 isoform X1: MAENTRHITILKGQKFPELQKCTKCCNNFHCPFCAASVFKPCRPDKVKLHLKSHCNKAIVHGDFTIHRCGLGCRASLHFHCMFCSTTILRRGDFKNHLEVCKHKPDSESATKMLSSTSTAVTAPTIITAPSITNTTGTVPAIIHTPSTTSTDVTALGITDGPSPTGTGKIRVRPVIKKRCPMCDVLINKTNLQKHIERKHSDQSELDISDTFQLTSQCIDESNGIFTVLKVVKGHSVPLHVQYKLTGENHRVLCELNECQVNIDIAQRSGITSYQCVHISAASFCKSLTEPVSLKEEVLTEMVRGKWFSEKKKKECLALQQLANSSCVPLSVHTSIGISTTKTFISVFEPNVSSYSPLGRVMVVYYTKLNSWHCPCTKVRRSCLHKYVAKWHLFQTHRELLSTDGSPHNTPHSEEEGVTDDTHVYPPKNLGLEYMVNYILQNKKMPAVLPEDMRIPSPRKDYPRNLCPNETLCQGCPGEIPLSDPILITQNAKILTNWCIIQDVATYCKQCPQCGMFYRYQEWKDGLHNFNDHIILDITLCLTLRNLLQVHTSVSRAVEFLQLMTGVEFPSPDTVLQAYLQFEALTDHQYKYSCPSCGNHPPVVILGVHKQSASHLSENDIEEPPENFEGEVNLEKFWETLSKEIICLGFAANGEHNPFAVPPNYQFWAPWIGKNTRQSDTVLNTEFEKVRTSKSASEILEMTVTEDRLREELFKQKDDVIRSLCNECGVDSTGSRSDLLLRLASEMKSSQIYDQIYAKIWSCSGGWGVIMCPCGIVYSLKCNLRAESPRDFADLLLSWQHMPNVIIYDFAQGLATHTNLRAPEKVPISPFEGLLAEPTQANIELAKHGQLKVSLPWLDEKMGMTDPHGHPVTGSSDHYVLHKSNTTDSRDVLRKLSLVPQLDGKVNSEVAEQLFAKMKKNNYFLSLSSMHMFLMRNIIHHYNENKADKVSTRLTKSSGSNLLKDVYGQATLENPGGTRSTDDVIEDSILTSLMVVSSA, encoded by the exons ATGGCGGAGAACACG AGACATATTACAATTCTGAAAGGTCAAAAATTCCCTGAGTTGCAGAAATGCACAAAATGCTGCAACAATTTTCATTGTCCTTTTTGTGCGGccagtgtatttaagccctgcaGACCGGACAAAGTCAAATTACATCTGAAAAGCCACTGTAACAAAGCAATTGTCCATGGAG atttcactATTCACAGGTGTGGACTGGGCTGTAGAGCATCACTCCATTTCCACTGTATGTTCTGTTCAACAACAATTCTAAGGAGAGGTGATTTTAAAAACCATTTAGAAGTCTGTAAACATAAGCCGGATTCAGAATCAGCCACAAAAATGCTGTCAAGCACCAGTACGGCAGTGACTGCTCCAACAATCATAACCGCACCGTCAATTACCAATACAACAGGAACCGTTCCTGCAATCATACACACACCGTCAACCACCAGTACAGACGTAACCGCTTTGGGGATTACAGATGGACCGTCACCCACCGGTACAGGCAAGATTCGTGTACGGcctgttattaaaaaaagatgccCAATGTGCGATGTCCTCATCAATAAAACCAATCTACAGAAACATATTGAACGGAAACACTCCGACCAGTCAGAATTGGACATTAGTGACACGTTTCAGCTTACAAGCCAGTGTATAGACGAGTCAAATGGGATATTCACAGTTCTTAAAGTTGTAAAAGGCCACAGCGTCCCGCTTCACGTACAATACAAGCTAACGGGAGAAAACCACAGAGTTCTCTGCGAATTGAACGAGTGCCAGGTTAACATAGATATTGCGCAGAGGAGTGGTATCACGTCATACCAGTGCGTGCATATCAGTGCAGCGAGCTTTTGCAAGTCTTTGACTGAGCCAGTCTCACTCAAGGAAGAAGTTTTAACGGAGATGGTGAGAGGAAAATGGTTCAgcgagaaaaagaaaaaagaatgccTTGCATTGCAACAGCTTGCAAATAGTAGCTGCGTACCACTTTCCGTTCACACCTCAATTGGCATCTCGACAACAAAAACGTTCATTTCGGTTTTTGAGCCCAATGTGTCCTCCTATAGTCCTTTGGGCCGTGTCATGGTTGTTTATTACACCAAATTGAACTCATGGCACTGTCCCTGTACCAAAGTGCGACGCTCATGTCTGCACAAATATGTTGCCAAATGGCATCTATTTCAAACGCACCGTGAGCTATTGAGTACTGATGGATCACCACACAACACACCACATTCAGAAGAGGAAGGCGTCACAGACGACACTCATGTGTATCCCCCCAAAAATCTGGGACTGGAATATATGGTGAATTACATTCTTCAGAACAAGAAGATGCCTGCTGTTCTTCCAGAAGATATGCGCATACCATCGCCACGCAAGGATTACCCACGAAACCTTTGTCCAAATGAAACCTTATGTCAAGGATGTCCAGGCGAAATCCCTCTTAGTGATCCTATTCTAATTACACAGAACGCCAAAATACTGACCAATTGGTGCATTATTCAAG ATGTTGCCACCTACTGTAAGCAGTGCCCGCAGTGTGGGATGTTTTATCGTTACCAAGAGTGGAAAGATGGCCTTCATAACTTCAATGATCACATCATCCTTGACATAACTTTGTGCTTAACCTTAAGGAATCTTCTACAG gTCCATACTTCAGTGAGCAGAGCAGTCGAATTTTTACAGCTTATGACAGGTGTAGAGTTTCCCTCTCCAGACACAGTGCTGCAGGCATATTTACAGTTTGAAGCCCTCACAGATCATCAATACAAGTATTCATGCCCCTCCTGTGGCAATCATCCTCCAGTGGTTATCTTGGGTGTACACAAACAGAGCGCTTCTCACTTGTCAG AAAATGACATTGAAGAACCTCCAGAGAATTTTGAAGGGGAAGTCAATCTGGAAAAGTTCTGGGAGACACTATCCAAAGAGATAATTTGTCTAGGATTTGCTGCAA atggtgaacacaatccattTGCAGTTCCACCAAATTATCAATTTTGGGCTCCTTGGATAGGCAAGAACACACGGCAGTCAGACACTGTGCTAAACACAGAGTTTGAGAAAGTTCGCACATCAAAGTCTGCATCAGAGATTTTAGAAATGACAGTTACAGAGGACAGACTCAGAGAAGAACTTTTCAAACAGAAG GACGATGTGATTAGAAGTTTATGCAACGAATGTGGTGTGGACTCCACCGGATCTCGCAGTGATCTCCTTCTTAGATTGGCCAGTGAAATGAAATCCAGCCAAATATATGACCAAATATATGCAAAAATCTGGAGTTGCTCGG GAGGCTGGGGAGTCATTATGTGCCCCTGTGGAATTGTTTACAGTCTAAAATGCAATCTCCGAGCTGAGAGCCCTCGAGACTTTGCCGATTTGCTGTTATCATGGCAACATATGCCTAATGTCATAATTTATGACTTTGCGCAGGGTCTTGCTACGCACACCAATCTAAGGGCACCGGAAAAGGTTCCCATCTCTCCATTTGAAGGACTCTTGGCGGAGCCAACTCAAGCTAACATAGAACTGGCCAAACATGGACAGCTAAAAGTGTCACTGCCTTGGCTGGATGAAAAAATGGGAATGACAGATCCTCACGGACACCCGGTGACCGGTTCATCTGATCATTATGTGCTTCATAAAAGCAACACAACAGACAGTAGAGATGTTCTAAGGAAGCTCTCGCTCGTGCCTCAGCTGGATGGCAAAGTGAATAGTGAGGTTGCAGAGCAACTATTTgctaaaatgaagaaaaacaacTACTTTTTGTCTTTGTCATCAATGCATATGTTTCTAATGAGGAACATCATTCACCATTATAATGAAAACAAGGCCGACAAAGTGAGCACCAGATTAACAAAGAGTTCTGGATCCAACTTGCTAAAAGATGTGTATGGACAAGCTACGTTGG AAAATCCAGGAGGAACCAGAAGCACTGATGATGTGATTGAGGACTCAATCCTGACATCTCTGATGGTTGTGAGCAGCG CTTGA
- the LOC127502945 gene encoding uncharacterized protein LOC127502945 isoform X2, with the protein MTGVEFPSPDTVLQAYLQFEALTDHQYKYSCPSCGNHPPVVILGVHKQSASHLSENDIEEPPENFEGEVNLEKFWETLSKEIICLGFAANGEHNPFAVPPNYQFWAPWIGKNTRQSDTVLNTEFEKVRTSKSASEILEMTVTEDRLREELFKQKDDVIRSLCNECGVDSTGSRSDLLLRLASEMKSSQIYDQIYAKIWSCSGGWGVIMCPCGIVYSLKCNLRAESPRDFADLLLSWQHMPNVIIYDFAQGLATHTNLRAPEKVPISPFEGLLAEPTQANIELAKHGQLKVSLPWLDEKMGMTDPHGHPVTGSSDHYVLHKSNTTDSRDVLRKLSLVPQLDGKVNSEVAEQLFAKMKKNNYFLSLSSMHMFLMRNIIHHYNENKADKVSTRLTKSSGSNLLKDVYGQATLENPGGTRSTDDVIEDSILTSLMVVSSA; encoded by the exons ATGACAGGTGTAGAGTTTCCCTCTCCAGACACAGTGCTGCAGGCATATTTACAGTTTGAAGCCCTCACAGATCATCAATACAAGTATTCATGCCCCTCCTGTGGCAATCATCCTCCAGTGGTTATCTTGGGTGTACACAAACAGAGCGCTTCTCACTTGTCAG AAAATGACATTGAAGAACCTCCAGAGAATTTTGAAGGGGAAGTCAATCTGGAAAAGTTCTGGGAGACACTATCCAAAGAGATAATTTGTCTAGGATTTGCTGCAA atggtgaacacaatccattTGCAGTTCCACCAAATTATCAATTTTGGGCTCCTTGGATAGGCAAGAACACACGGCAGTCAGACACTGTGCTAAACACAGAGTTTGAGAAAGTTCGCACATCAAAGTCTGCATCAGAGATTTTAGAAATGACAGTTACAGAGGACAGACTCAGAGAAGAACTTTTCAAACAGAAG GACGATGTGATTAGAAGTTTATGCAACGAATGTGGTGTGGACTCCACCGGATCTCGCAGTGATCTCCTTCTTAGATTGGCCAGTGAAATGAAATCCAGCCAAATATATGACCAAATATATGCAAAAATCTGGAGTTGCTCGG GAGGCTGGGGAGTCATTATGTGCCCCTGTGGAATTGTTTACAGTCTAAAATGCAATCTCCGAGCTGAGAGCCCTCGAGACTTTGCCGATTTGCTGTTATCATGGCAACATATGCCTAATGTCATAATTTATGACTTTGCGCAGGGTCTTGCTACGCACACCAATCTAAGGGCACCGGAAAAGGTTCCCATCTCTCCATTTGAAGGACTCTTGGCGGAGCCAACTCAAGCTAACATAGAACTGGCCAAACATGGACAGCTAAAAGTGTCACTGCCTTGGCTGGATGAAAAAATGGGAATGACAGATCCTCACGGACACCCGGTGACCGGTTCATCTGATCATTATGTGCTTCATAAAAGCAACACAACAGACAGTAGAGATGTTCTAAGGAAGCTCTCGCTCGTGCCTCAGCTGGATGGCAAAGTGAATAGTGAGGTTGCAGAGCAACTATTTgctaaaatgaagaaaaacaacTACTTTTTGTCTTTGTCATCAATGCATATGTTTCTAATGAGGAACATCATTCACCATTATAATGAAAACAAGGCCGACAAAGTGAGCACCAGATTAACAAAGAGTTCTGGATCCAACTTGCTAAAAGATGTGTATGGACAAGCTACGTTGG AAAATCCAGGAGGAACCAGAAGCACTGATGATGTGATTGAGGACTCAATCCTGACATCTCTGATGGTTGTGAGCAGCG CTTGA
- the LOC127502950 gene encoding uncharacterized protein C2orf81 homolog, with amino-acid sequence MRRSAAKSRADKSRTDSVPVSAALLPLVVQPVETVDIVPGLLTESTWTSMLTKEEGEEVVVDIIAELMERVMDRCYQVYLKSQLIPFSVWWAQNNLVETIECLLLVRDEGDDPEHEPFWQEDPEPRPCAIDSWAEGCVPVLHAAQQ; translated from the exons ATGCGTCGCTCAGCTGCCAAATCACGGGCCGATAAAAGCCGCACTGATTCTGTCCCAGTTAGTGCTGCTCTTCTGCCGCTCGTGGTCCAGCCCGTTGAGACCGTAGACATTGTACCGGGCCTCCTGACTGAGTCCACCTGGACCAGCATGCTCACCAAGGAGGAGGGTGAGGAGGTGGTGGTGGACATTATAGCAGAACTAATGGAAAGAGTGATGGACAGATGTTATCAGGTGTATTTAAAAAGTCAG TTGATACCCTTCTCGGTTTGGTGGGCACAAAATAACCTGGTGGAGACGATAGAATGTCTTCTGCTGGTGAGAGATGAGGGGGATGATCCAGAACATGAACCCTTTTGGCAAGAGGACCCAGAACCTCGGCCTTGTGCTATTGATTCTTGGGCTGAGGGATGTGTTCCTGTTTTGCATGCTGCTCAGCAATAG